One part of the Marinobacter sp. M3C genome encodes these proteins:
- a CDS encoding HPr family phosphocarrier protein, with product MIRRQLFIINKLGLHARATAKLVATASAHQSKVRIAGKGREVDAKNIMQVMMLAASQGTEVELIADGDDEQQAIIALTELINDYFGEGE from the coding sequence ATGATCCGACGCCAGCTTTTTATCATCAACAAACTGGGTCTGCACGCCCGCGCAACGGCCAAACTGGTGGCTACAGCGTCTGCTCACCAAAGCAAAGTCAGAATCGCCGGAAAAGGCCGTGAAGTGGATGCCAAAAACATCATGCAGGTGATGATGCTGGCCGCCAGCCAGGGCACGGAAGTTGAACTGATTGCCGACGGTGACGACGAGCAACAGGCCATCATCGCGTTGACAGAACTGATCAACGATTACTTTGGCGAGGGCGAATAG